In Mus pahari chromosome 16, PAHARI_EIJ_v1.1, whole genome shotgun sequence, the DNA window ATTCatagaatatttacattttctctgtTTATCTGTGTCAATCCCAGAACAGATGTTTCCATACTCTGTAAATCCTGCAAAAAAGCATAGATTAATTTTAACATCCATCagagtatctttttaaaaaattgaacataataaaaaaatgatcAGTGATGCtgataattatgatttttttaaaatgcaacttAACACTGGGGGTCCCCCAAGCTGACAAGAGGTTGGGAGAACAAGACCTAATGTTAATAAGTATATGGCAGCTGGGTACAGCTGTTGAGGGTTAAATTATTCCCATCACTTGGAACAAGCTAGCAATGTCCAAGAAACTTAAATTCATATACACAGAAAACTGTCTTACAGAAATATTTACTCACTCCCATGGACAGGAGATATACATTAACCATCTGGTAGACTCAGTCTAGATTTGAGGTCCCACATACAACAAACGCAGAACACAACTAGTCTGAAATATGTCTATTACTTTCTACCTAAATGGATGATGTAAATTAAAGGAAATTTCCACCATGTGGTCTGACGGAATGGGAAAACACTGTCCCCAGAGACCCCCAGTGTGTGTGGAAGAGCACTTGCCGAGCTGAATCTGAACCCGATGGAGTGGATGTTCACTTTGCCGTAGATGCCCACTGTGTCAATCTGCTCGGGGCTGATCCTGTGGGTGTACAGCAGAACATGCTTTCCGTTCACAGCCACCTGGAGACACACAGTAGGCAGTGCCCTCAGAGCACGGCGACAGACAGCTCCTTACCCAACGGAAGTGCCTCTTACGGGGTGGGAGTGGAGCTATGGTAGAACACTAGCCTATGGTGTGGAGCCCCgggtttcatctccagcaccacaaaaacaagtggatggatggacggatggacggatggacagatggatggatggatggatggatgggatgtCTCCTCAGGGTTATTCTTCCCACAGGTCTCTGCTCACATTGTAGCTGATAGCAGCCACCACAGTAGCAGAAATTCTGAACTTTTCTGAACTGATTGAGTGCCTGGGTCATCtctccactcacacacacttggaaGTATGTGTGTTCcccatgtatgtatctatgtgtgcccagaagacagccatgctcaGGAACTCAAGGGCCATCCACGAGGTCTGGAAGCCTAAGATGCAAGTTTGCTCTGCCTACTTTCGGTTCCAACCCTCTTTCAGGGCTACATTCTAACAGACCCCATCTCTACACAAGGGACAAGAAGGCGCCGAGCTCACTAAATAAGTAAAAGCACGTAGCAGACAAACATGCGGTAGTGCTTTATCCCAGgatttggggggcagaggcaggcagattcctgagttctaggacagcctggtctacagagtgagttctggctTAGCTGAGATTTCTTATCTCTGGATGGGAACAACCTCACTGGGTGGGCTAAGGTTGTGTGAGATGATAGGGTGCTCCCTGTGAGTCCTCAGCACAGTACCCCCAAATGCCAGGGTCGTGTGTCAGAGTCCAGGAGGGCAGCCCACGGTAGAGCCCACAGTAGGACTACTCAGTGAGCTTTAAAAGTCCCCACATACAACCCACCCAGGGCAACAATAGTGGGTACAGCTAGACTGACCAAGCCTGAGGCCACAGAACAGCAAACTGAGGAGCACNNNNNNNNNNNNNNNNNNNNNNNNNNNNNNNNNNNGGGGGGGGGGACCTGGAGAGCAGAGTCCCACAAGTACCTAGACCAAACATGCACACGCTCCTGGGGCCACAGGATCTCTGCTTTACAAGGCCTCTGTGGGTTTGAGGAGTGGCACTCTAAGGGGCCTCTGGAGCCAAACTGCAGCCCCAAGAAGTCACTGTGTTCCCAAGGCCCCCAGGGCCCTACAGCAGGATCTTGCTGTAGGACTGGGCACACCCCTTTGAGGACAGCCCTGTCCACCAACAGACTGCTCACGAAGACTTTCCTATGCTTCAGGTGTGGCTTTTATAATCCACTCCTCTAACAGTGACACGATGCTGGGGGATCCAGAATTTAGCGCTCCTAGAAGAAGTAAGACCTAAGAATGTTTATCTGTTCTGGGTCTGTGTTTCCATCTGGACGGAGTGACGTATTGATGCCTTCAGTAGATTCAGAGATGGCCCCATGTATGTTCCCATACTCCCTTTTTCTCTCAGCATCTACCTGGAATTTGTTCTTGAGCACCATGAACACGATCTCAAAagacttctcttttctgaagggcaTGTCATAGGTgatctcctcccagccccacttCTCGTTTGTCAGTGTGTTACAAACAATGCAGCTGGTCCTTTTGAAGCGAGGGTTAAAGTGGAAGGCCACGTCCGCTCTGGGCTTCAGGCTGTTGCCCAGCTGAAAGTCGACCTGGAACCTGGGCAAGGGCAGAGCAGAAccacatgagcctgtggaggtgAGCCATGGGGAAAGTACAAGCAcccccaacctccccaccccagcaccccTTCCTTCACCCACAGGACCTACAGGGCAGCCAgcccatcttcccttcctccttcctcagtaaCCGAGTCCCACAGCATGAGCTGACTTATATGGGCCCAGAGTAAGAATGTCCGTCCCTCTCCTGTCTGTCTTGGATGCTGGCCTTGTCTGTGTTTGTTCAAATCTGCTGACAAACAGAGGGCAGATGCCAGGGAGACTCCCGGACCAGGTCTCAGCCACTCCTGCCCCACACCTCACCCCTGCTACGCATATGCCACCAGCCTCTCAAAGCATGAAAGTCGGGCTACAGTGTTGGTGAGGGTCCTGTTGGTGAGGGTCCTGATCATGAGGCCCTCTCCCAAGGGTACACTCAAGGGGTCTCTGTAAGATAATTTCTACACACCACTTAAACCAATCATGTCAGCCACTCAGAACTAGATCCAGCTCTGACTGACAGGATCTGAGATGTGTCAATTTGAAACTAATTGGGGGTCACCTAGGAGACACCCCTTGGTGTGCCTGTGAGAGCATTTCCATCGAGGTTTGACAcaagagggaagacccaccctgaaagTAGACTGCAGCATCCAGACTAGAGTCCCCGACTGAATCCAAAGGAGAACAGAGTGAGTGAGCTGAGCCCCAGCCATTCACCTCTTTACTTCCTGTCTACAGACACAACGTGATGAGCTGCCTCATGACCCTGAACACCACTGCAGAGTTGCTCTTACTGCCAGACATTCCCCACCgggatggactgtaccctcacaTCATGAGCTGAAtggaataaatatttctttcttaggTTGCTTTTCTCAGGAACAAGAGAAGCAACACCCCGAGTTTACCACACCCAACGCAGACACCCAGAAATACCACCGAGAGACTGTCTCGAGAGACACCGACAGGGCTAAGACTCTACTGACACATCCTGCTATGCAACAACCTCCTTTTCCATCAGTATTATCTGCTTATTCTGACATCAGACTTACAGCAATGACATAGAAAAATTCCAGTAgccagctaggcatggtggtgacgcctttaatcccagtactcgggaggcagaggcagacagatctctgtgagtttgagaccaactctgtctacagaatgaattccaggacagccagggctatgcagagaccaagtctcaaaacaaaacaaaacattccaggAGCCTTCACCCAATTACTCCGTCTCCTCACACCCCAGAAGGACTGTTAGTGAAGCAACGAGGCCTCGGAGCATCAAAATGtcctctccagttccagagacagCTGGCCTTCCACCCTACACAGGAGTCTTACCTTTCCGAATCTTTAGGAACATGCCCACGGATTACAATGAGAGAGCCAGGCTTCAACTGCTCAGTAATGGTGCCGACATAGGGGATTATCTAAGGGAAAGACATGTTAGAAATATATTTCCATAAGCAAATACAGCGACAAATGTGGACTAATAaggtatgaccttgaacttctgactctctctcccctctctgcctcctaagtactgataGAGGCAGTCACTGTACCCGATTCTCAACTCATACGTAAAGGGTCAACTGGAGATGATGAGAAAGGGACTGACGTAGATGAAGCAAACGTGAGGCAGAGAGCTGCCCTGGAGAGGCTGGCTTCTGGCTGAGGCCTTCACTGGGGTTCCCAACAAGGCTCTTATCACCCTAAACAACAGGACGGTGCCTGAGCTTCCCTTCTAGGTGCCTGGAAGGCTCCTGTATGTGAGGCAGACAGCACCTCTGTGACCAGCCACAGATACCCCCACTCCCAAGCTTCAGAGTTTCGCCAGCAGACAGCTCCACATTACTGTCACAGTGGAGGATCTAAAAAAAACGCCCTGAAGCACGTGCTGGATTCCTCTGGACTCTGCCCTGGCAGTTCTTCCTCAGGCAGAGTTGCTCTCTGCCCTTCGGCTGCAATAACTTAGTGGCTAGGAGCACCGCCCTGGGCTATGACTCTCAGGTGGGGCCTTAGGGAACTGGTTCCAGAACATTCCTCAGCTCCAGCTGGGGGTAATGCTGATGAGTGGTTTATGAGAATAACGACTGCCGCAGACCTGTGTCTATTAACTTATTGGCCTGCTGGACATCAAAGGGGTTTAAGTTCCCACAAGTTGGGTGTGGAAGCTCAAGTtgcccttgggaagctgaggcaaaaaaaaaaaaaaaaaaaaaaaaccaaactgatgtagccaggcgtggtggtgcatgcctttaattccagcactcgggaggcagaggcaggtggatttctcagttcgaggccagtctggtctacaaagtgagttccaggacagccagggctacacagagaaaccctgtctcgaaaaaaaaaaaaaaatactgatgtaagctggaggctaacctgggctagaGAGTGAGGTGCCTGCGCTCATCTCAACAGAACAAAAGCAGAGTTCctagaaaaaaatgacaactaCAAAATCTATGGGAAGACAATGGTGAAGGGCCCACAGATGTCACTCGACAGCATTTCTGGTACAGAGTGAAGGCAATGTCTTCAAATTACTCACTCAATTTGAATGAAAAGTGActctggcttttaatttttttaattcttccagtggaatgaatgaaagaaatataccaagtagaaaagttaaaaaaaaaaaaaaaagataccaccAGTTACAGTTACAGTGTGTACTTCATCTGTTCCGAGTACTAACATGGACAGAGCTTGTACCAGTCTAGACTGAGAACATTAAAACCTTCATGAGGTCAAATGAACAGGAAGTAGTTCCTGTCTTCCAccaagtacagaaaaaaaaaaatcacacacaccacacacacaccacatacatatacacatgcatacactctcatacacatacatgcatggatacatacactctcatacacatacatgcatggatacacacacacacactcaccacgtatacacatgcatacactctcatacacatacatgcatggataCANtacactctcatacacatacatgcatggatacacacacacacactcaccacgtatacacatgcatacactctcatacacatacatgcatggatacacacacacacacacacacacacacacacacaccacataagcCTAGTCTTGTTTTTTCCAATCCACAACCTTGAAACCTTGAGATGTTTTTAGCTACAACATACACAAAATCACTTTAAATGTCTTCACTGATGTCAGACTTTGTAAACCTTTTTAAAACCCACTGTAACATAAGGCTATTTCTCCCCAAAATTCAGTTTGCTTGACATGGTTGTTAAACCTTTCTTTCAATGTGGTACTGGAAGTTATGGAGGGAAATCGCAGCGAGTTCTCAACAGGCACAACTACTTCAATGACTTTTGCCAATTCTACTGCCCAAGAGTCtcctgggttggggggggggtaggtgtcACCAAAAACTAGTGGCCCTATGTCAGGTCTCTATCAACAGTGGTGGCAAAAGGAAACCAGGCACATTTGAGAGGCTAGCCAGCACAGAAAACCAAAGCAGGCTCTTGACAGCTTTCTGGAAGGCCAGGATGTTGACTGTGTTTTCTAGCAGTCAGCCAGCTTCCCACCACAGCCTGAACTGGACAGCATGGTTTGCTCAGAGCTCTCTTGCCTCCGGCTCTAGGCGTATCCCCTGCTACACTTCCAAGCAGTGTTGGGAAAACAGAGCAGAAATCTGAGACATTAACTTCTTGTGTacagttttcatttcaaaaacaccacaaagccaggcctggtggtgcacgcctttaatcccagcacttgggaggcagaggcaggcggatttctgagttcaaggccagcctggtctatagagtgagttccaggacaNNNNNNNNNNNNNNNNNNNNNNNNNNNNNNNNNNNNNNNNNNNNNNNNNNNNNNNNNNNNNNNNNNNNNNNNNNNNNNNNNNNNNNNNNNNNNNNNNNNNNNNNNNNNNNNNNNNNNNNNNNNNNNNNNNNNNNNNNNNNNNNNNNNNNNNNNNNNNNNNNNNNNNNNNNNNNNNNNNNNNNNNNNNNNNNNNNNNNNNNNNNNNNNNNNNNNNNNNNNNaaaaaaaaaaacaccacaaaaagccaggagtggtggaaCACACCAGTCTATAATACCAGTACTGGGgcttgaggcaggtggatttcaagtttgaggtcagactggaCAACACAGCAATGCTACtacatcttaaaacaaacaagcagcgGGGCagggggtggcacacacctttaaacccagcacttgggaggccgatgcaggcagatttctgagtttgaggccagcctggtctacagagttaagttccaggacagccagggttacacagagaagaccaaaccaaacaaacagaaaagcagaaaaaaactgACAAGTGAATGAACAACGCGAGCGGTGGATGGACAGTGTTGCCTAGTGCTATCATCCATGCAAATCATGAAGTCATAGGTGCTAGCCTCTATacaacagatggacagacagacagtcagacaggcgaaggaaggaagccagtacaatagctcagcaggtaaagatgcctCCCGTCAAAGCTGATCACCTGAGTTCATCTTTCAGACCCAAATGGTAGGATGCGACGTCCCAAGAGTTGTCCCCAGACCTTCCCtccatgtgtgtgttgtggcatCAAGGTTcatgcacgcacatgcgcacactcacaggcacacgcacatgcgcacaccatagtaaataaaaatgtaataataaaaaagcacaaAGGGAAAACTCTGGGAAGCCGGGGAGAAggctcaactcccagcacccacacggcaactcacaactgtccgtaactccagttccaccgGATCTAATGCCCGCGCACAGAGACGCCCACGAAGGCAAAACTCCACTGCACATAAAAATCAATCATTAAGACcgtttaaaaagaaggaaaaacgaTCTAGAATAAGAACTGCATGCTCCTCTAAACGTTATGTTTTTAAGGTCTGAGCCAGCACCCAGCACTGTATCAGTCTCCCCGCAGGAGTGTCCTGTGTGCTAACAGAACTCTGTTCATGCCTGGCCCTAGTGGATGATTACAACTTGAGTGTATTTGCTGTCAATTCTACctcaggccaaaaaaaaaaaaaaaaaaaaaggtaaaaatctatTACCGGGTTATAGATGATATTTTGTAGGTTgtttaaggacaacatttttccttttcaacttATTGATATTGTTGATTGGAGTCTCTCTTCCGTATATACACTTTACCCACTCTTCATTTAAGGATTACTCAAAGTAAAAACTTGTCCTGTgtaaaagcaatatagaaaaaCAGCcatgtataatttttctttacatcAAACTTTTCTATGTAAATTACATTACTTTACAGATGGTTACCAAATAACAGTGTTAGGATATCCAAAGTTCTGCCATATATTCCTCATAAcgtatttataaatgaaataattttaaatgatcagtgcaggaattattttaaaaatacgtAAGGAGCAAATTACATGGACTTTCCtgttaaaaatactaaaattgtaAGTGTGgcggcacatacctgtaatcaaAGCCACTTGTgagcctgagacaggaagatcaacaatTAGACCCTAGCCTAGGAGATTTAGCAAGATCCTGTGTGGCAGTTCacataagaatggctcccataggttcatatgtttgaatgcttagtcaccgaAAGAGTGGAACTGTTTAAAAGGATTAAGAGTCAtggcccaagccaggcccagtgtctctcccttcctgcttcctgtgaatgcagatgtagaactttcagttacatctccagtaccatgtctgcctgcatcccACATGCTTCCCAGACATGGCGACAATGGACTTAAACCTCTCAAACTATAAGCAAGCTCCAGTTAAAcactttcctttataagtgttgctatggtcatggtgtctcttcacagcaatagaatagagACTAAGGCATATCCTGTCTCAAGATAATGTTTAAGGGCTAAGGGCACAGCTACATAGAGCTTGCCTAGTGtgatgaggccctgggttctgtgccAAGCactgcaaaaccaaacaaatcaaaagcagtaaatacaaataaaatacaagctaggaaataacacaaaaacaagacacaaaTATCACTCAAGCCGTGCTATGAAACCACGACAATGTTCATTTGACTTTTCCTGTTTGTAAAACAAGTAGGAATCACATCGCAGGATTGTCCTGAGGATTAAACTAGTTTAAATAGCAGAAAACAGCCCCAGGTGTTAGCTATTATTACTAGAAAACATTGCTCTTCTTCAACCAGCCAAATTAAATAAAttgagggtgggatgggggcgGCATAGTTACTCCTCGGAATACTAAATGCAACGTTCTGCATCAGCCCGGTTCTGAAAGATAAGAGTGCCCCCTCCGCACTGCACCCTGCCCACTGATACATTTACTACCTCTAGTCCTGATGACTCAAACCAGAACCAAGCCAGAAAAACGAAACTAGTTTCCTGCCCTTTACTTCCTACAGGCTGTAGACAATAGGCACTCGCCAAATCTCTTATTttaccagagaaaagaaaattgcatCTTTCTTGGTTACACCCCTAAAGACCACCCTAGACCCCTACCTAGTATCTATCACTAActcatttttttcaaatcctcTGAGACTTTAATTCTGTTCTGTGCAATCCGGGAAGCACGAACCAGAGCAAAAAGGAGACAAGAATTGCCATCACCACATCCATAATTTATATCTTTCCCGGAGAGAGATCAAGATGGCCTAGGCTGGCATTAAATAACTAGTCTCCGAAGTCTCCAGGCTCGTCTCACGGTCACAGCCACAACAAGCGGTGGCTTAGGTTTTAGGACGATCCCCAAACCCAGAGAAACTGCGTTTCCCCGTGTTTAACGTTGGGATCGAATGACTCAGCATCCTAAAGTGCGTGTCTGGAATCACTGTCCCGGGGCCTGTCATTCTTGGGGATTCCAGGTGATGCTCGCCCTTTCCCCGGCAGGTGAGCCGCGGGGCGGAGAGCCCTCACCGCGGCAGGCAGCGTTGTCTCGTCACTACGGTCCCAGTACAAGCCTCAACCCACGATCGCTCCCGGTGTCCGGTGCCCCGTGCACGTGTCACGGAGGAGAGAGCGGGATGCCGCGTCCACACTCGAACCACCCTTCGGATTCCAGTCCGGGAACTGGTATCCCGATGCCCCTGAGCCCGCAGTCGCCAGGACTCACCCCAGCCCGGTGGTAGTAAGCGCTGTGCTCCGACTTGTGTCCCCTGCCGGACGCCGTCCGGGTTCCCCGAGCCGCTACAGGCAGAGGGCGGGGTCAGCCCATGGCCATTTCCGCGGGAACGACGGCAGGGGCGGGGCGTCCGAATGCTGAGCCGTGGCTGTTGGGCTCTTCCAGTCACCCACGCAGACCACTGGCTGGCTGCGGGAGTGGCTGTCTGAGCTTGGGGTGTGGCTCACCTCACGTGCTGGAAGCCCCCAGGTTGATTTCCACCCAGCTCTGCCCCAATCGGTCGGGGTGCACcgctgtaatcccagcccttgcgaggtggaggcaggaggatcataaattcagTGTCATACTGGAGGACTTAAGGAATTCGGGGTCACTCTGGGACAGATAATCCATCTCAAGGGTGATAAAAATGCACTTAAAGAGTAAtcgtagccgggcgtggtggcgcacgcctttaatcccagcactcaggaggcagacagaggcaggcggatttctgagtttgaggccagcctggtctacagagtgagttccgggacagccagggctatacagagaaaccctgtctcgaaaaaaccaaaaaccagaacaaaaaacaaagagtaaTCGTGGCGGGTGTAGCGGGGGCCCTCCCGGGTTTGTCTCCTTCGCAGCCTTGGGTCAGAACTGAACAAAGCTGTGAGCCAATCGGAGTTAACAGCAGCTCCTTACTGCCATTAACTAGCCTTAGGTGTGGAAGAACTCGGTTCCTCATTGTCCCAGCAAGAAACCCCATCCTGTGAGCAGTAGCCAGAACATGTCAACACTGGGTGATTGCCCGCTTATTCTGTGCTGGGGTTTACTACATGGAACGCTTCCTTAGGAAACAGTTTAGACACTGTGAGGCTCGGTTCTGAGCAGAGTAGATGTTCAGTAAGCGCTTAGCTGCATAGTCAGGGGCCTGCACTGCTGACAGTTTGCCCCGTTTTttgtacaaataaatacaaataaaactgtaGGGTGCTGAGAATGGCTGGCTGAGCTACCTAGTTTTGATGTCCTAATGGCCTATATATGTGcatagtatatacatacatacatatatatatatagtttttcgagacaggatttctctgtatagctctggctgtcctggaactcactttgtagaccaggctggcctcgaactcagaaatccacctgcctctgcctcccgagttctgggattaaaggcgtgtgccaccaccgcctggcgttaaatatatatatatatatatttacgaGCCTCTTAGCAGTAGCCTCGTGTTCTGATTCGTTGttactttttctccttcctcttgtcCATTTTCTAAATTTGACTCCTCAAGATTCTACTTCAATAGCTGGAGTTAACCCTTGATGTATGTTGTCTTCGCTCTGCTGTTATTACTACGTGTGGTAGGCTTCTCACTACAGTTTTGGGGGTTTGTAAGTTGAGATAGGGTGTGGAGAGCTTTTGGAGCCTGTTTCTAGAAACTTGGCAAGAATTTAACATTGGGCCGGGACACGGAAATAAACTCAGGTAGGAATTTTGGTTTGGGGCTAGagcaaagaagtaggcttcaggcaagaatttgactttgggctagaacagggaagtaggctcGGATATCTTGGTTATCTTGATAAGCCCCTAGATCATGTGACTTAGTTCCTTGACTGTGTTTAtagtcttgcttgttccttgacccAGAACTGATAATATTTTGCATGTACTTAAACTGGTACAaaaacagactggaaaaaaaataaacctgacTCAGCCTCAGAAGTGGCTGGGGTTCTGACTGCCACAGTGCTGTCTaattgccttttttctttttaatcctgaCTCCCtccctggagaacctgttgactgactgagctggcttagTTAACAGGGAATTCGCCATACACATTCTCAACCCTAGTGTAATGCCTCTAAAGAAAGGTTCCTAGGGGTTGGATTGAGTGCTACATTATTCGAAAGTGAAGAACGGTTGAGTATCTTCAGTTTTGCCTGAGTTGACCGCTTCCTTACAagactaaaataataaattcacCTCAGTGCTGGATGCATTCCAAGTTGTGGGAATAGCTAGTACAAAATCCTGGAACCCGTGAGAGCAACTGTGtgctctgaaaataaaaatcagcatgctgaggctgATGGGTGGGAGGAAGGTGGGACGACAGCTTGGAAGTGAGGTCCTTTAGGAGTGCAATAGGAGAAAACAGACTTGGCCAGAGCCTGGGAGAAAAATCCAGGAAAAGAGAGGCGGGGAAGGattaagagaggaagaaagagagaaactttaGAGACCTGCTTGGGAATGGGTACCCCAAACAGAGAATATCCGGGTTTCTGAATGCTCTGAGGGGtcaaggaacaggaacaggatCAATGCGTGTAGCTGCAGGGCTCACTGGGAACTGACTTTAAAGAAGTGTAGAAACAAGAGCAGGAGAAGCCCTGGGAAGACGACTCATAAACCTTGCAAAACACTTAGCTGGGAAGAATTGGGAAGCGAGCAGGTGGAAGAGTAAAGCCAGGttttcactggggctggagagatgccgcCCTTGCTTAAGGGTTTCTGCTCTGACCTCATGTTTCAATGGAGAATCAGCTTGGATTCATCtgtccagtttttaaaaaggcttttcataggctgggcagtgatggcctTCAACTCCaatactcagaagacagagggaggtggatttctgagtttggggacagcctggtctatagagtgagttccaggacagccaaggctacacagagaaactctgtctcaaaaaaaaaaaaaaaaccaaccaaacaaacaaaaaaaaccaaaacaaaaaatactattCATGTACACGCATGGTGCACAGacctacatgtaggcaaaatacacacacacacacacacacacgcacaaatgtTAAAGTTTAAAATGCCATTTATAATCCACTAAATTGTTTGTAAAACTCACTAGTAGGTTGTAGCCAGACATCCATGAACACTTAATGAAGGTTAAAGTCTGCTCGGACCAGCTAGGAGAGCCAATTTGTGCTGTCTCACTTGTATTGCTGCCTGAGCCAGGATGAGACACTTTACTAAGAAAATAGGCAAGTACTCCCTCTCAGGACTTTTCTCTCTTAAAAGCCAGATGTGAAACATTTACCATCATGCGACGGACACCCAGATGTGTGTAGCGGCCAGAGGTTAATCTGGGTGCGCTTACCGCAGAGTCACCCATCTTCCTTTTCGAGACAGGGCATCTCACCGAGACCTGGAGCTTTTGGgtttggctagactagctggcctgCAAACtctagggatcctcctgtctctgcttccccagtgctgggattacaaacacacaccaacacacctagctttttatgtggatcAAACATAGATGGTTACGTGTGGGAAGCACTGTACTGACGCCTGTCTCCCCGGCCCCAGATTCTTTCACTTTGACCTAACGTCTCTCACACTTGAGCAGCATCACCCGGGAACATCGAACCTCTTCCTGTCCAAACAAGCCTCGGTTCAACAGACTCACAAAAGCTTACCTCTTATGATCTACAGGTCTCATGCCCCACGTCTTAATGTTTGAGCTGAGAGAAGCAAGCTTCTAGAACTAGTTATATCACAAAATAGTAGAATCTTAGTAATGGGAGAGATCTTAGGAAAAGAGCAAATGAAAGCAGCGTATCTTGAAGGATGACATACTGTCCcgtttcttaaaatattttccgATGAACACTACGACAAGATAATACtagaaaacattgaaatatttcatatgtGAAAATGTATCTGAAATTGTGTAATTAAATTAAAGGCCAAATAAGATACTAGAAAGTATATAAAGATTTCTATtctctttatatataatttatatattatatatataaatacttacatAATATGTAACATagattcataaatatataaattaataaacatattgagagagaaagggagagagaggaaaagggagagggagacccAAGATGTGTGCCCACTAAAGGCAGAACTGTACAAATAAATTGACTTTCCCAGAGCTTAAAGCCCCTCAGAGTCAGCTGt includes these proteins:
- the Lgals8 gene encoding galectin-8 isoform X3, with amino-acid sequence MLWDSVTEEGGREDGLAALFQVDFQLGNSLKPRADVAFHFNPRFKRTSCIVCNTLTNEKWGWEEITYDMPFRKEKSFEIVFMVLKNKFQVAVNGKHVLLYTHRISPEQIDTVGIYGKVNIHSIGFRFSSDLQSMETSVLGLTQINRENIQKPGKLQLSLPFEARLNASMGPGRTVVIKGEVNANARSFNVDLVSGKSRDIALHLNPRLNVKAFVRNSFLQDAWGEEERNITCFPFSSGMYFEMIIYCDVREFKVAINGVHSLEYKHRFKDLSSIDTLSVDGDIRLLDVRSW
- the Lgals8 gene encoding galectin-8 isoform X1 — its product is MLSLNNLQNIIYNPIIPYVGTITEQLKPGSLIVIRGHVPKDSERFQVDFQLGNSLKPRADVAFHFNPRFKRTSCIVCNTLTNEKWGWEEITYDMPFRKEKSFEIVFMVLKNKFQVAVNGKHVLLYTHRISPEQIDTVGIYGKVNIHSIGFRFSSDLQSMETSVLGLTQINRENIQKPGKLQLSLPFEARLNASMGPGRTVVIKGEVNANARSFNVDLVSGKSRDIALHLNPRLNVKAFVRNSFLQDAWGEEERNITCFPFSSGMYFEMIIYCDVREFKVAINGVHSLEYKHRFKDLSSIDTLSVDGDIRLLDVRSW
- the Lgals8 gene encoding galectin-8 isoform X2, with protein sequence MLSLNNLQNIIYNPIIPYVGTITEQLKPGSLIVIRGHVPKDSERFQVDFQLGNSLKPRADVAFHFNPRFKRTSCIVCNTLTNEKWGWEEITYDMPFRKEKSFEIVFMVLKNKFQVAVNGKHVLLYTHRISPEQIDTVGIYGKVNIHSIGFRFSSDLQSMETSVLGLTQINRENSLPFEARLNASMGPGRTVVIKGEVNANARSFNVDLVSGKSRDIALHLNPRLNVKAFVRNSFLQDAWGEEERNITCFPFSSGMYFEMIIYCDVREFKVAINGVHSLEYKHRFKDLSSIDTLSVDGDIRLLDVRSW